The Styela clava chromosome 10, kaStyClav1.hap1.2, whole genome shotgun sequence genome window below encodes:
- the LOC120337529 gene encoding uncharacterized protein LOC120337529 translates to MDKKSIIMWLCANVVYCNANSVVPVTINQAQNELPDCKGECKDDNWATWTQWDICKGGECHLNEGKQTRQTICFTLVTPPPSRSDGGSKEELKREGKWLETCIEKQQRPCVRELSCSGEWTSWEKWRECEISGKSKNATCSKTRRRFCLDKKGTRQSGSHCYGGPSSDTENELCSNKSCSKIEPRIGIAEDDLIIPKKTTKQKPNILNHNTILIIAVAIGSVVFGALFVLLLLNLVRRSSGRDDESTSSRGDVWKRIGSTNTSSIGYSTGYVAASDVMSPRLDINILSPSASASLGSSSSNQHFFGRGEAMTPPISEEATEVGGLLTVSGNINSNEPPRRRSRLMQENVYWEITENTASSSDGGDDQPLPQNGDREVVRNVLYGTTV, encoded by the exons ATGGATAAGAAGTCAATTATAATGTGGTTGTGTGCAAATGTCGTGTATTGTAATGCAAACAGTGTGGTACCCGTCACGATCAATCAAGCCCAAAATGAATTACCGGATTGTAAGGGTGAATGCAAAGACGATAATTGGGCAACTTGGACTCAATGGGATATATGTAAAGGCGGTGAATGTCATTTAAACGAAGGAAA ACAAACTAGACAAACGATTTGCTTCACCCTCGTAACGCCGCCACCATCTCGCAGTGATGGGGGATCGAAAGAAGAGTTAAAAAGAGAGGGAAAATGGCTAGAAACTTGCATTGAAAAACAACAGCGTCCTTGTGTGAGAGAACTGTCTTGTAGTGGAGAATGGACAAGTTGGGAAAAATGGAGAGAATGCGAAATATCGGG gaAGAGCAAAAATGCTACTTGCAGTAAAACCCGACGTCGATTTTGTCTTGACAAGAAAGGAACACGACAATCTGGATCTCATTGCTATGGAGGACCTTCAAGTGACACGGAAAATGAATTGTGTTCAAATAAATCTTGTTCCAAGATCGAGCCAAGGATTGGAATC GCAGAGGACGACCTTATTATTCCAAAGAAAACAACCAAGCAGAAACCAAATATTCTTAATCATAATACCATTCTGATTATTGCGGTCGCTATCGGCAGTGTTGTGTTCGGAGCACTTTTCGTACTACTTCTCCTGAATTTGGTGAGGCGTTCGTCAGGTCGAGACGATGAGAGCACTTCATCAAGGGGTGATGTATGGAAAAGAATCGGCAGTACAAACACCAGTAGCATTGGGTATTCAACAGGATACGTAGCCGCTTCGGACGTGATGTCCCCGAGACTCGACATCAATATTCTAAGTCCAAGTGCTTCTGCATCACTTGGTTCGTCCAGTTccaatcaacatttttttggccGAGGAGAAGCTATGACTCCTCCAATATCCGAAGAAGCTACGGAGGTCGGTGGATTACTAACGGTATCAGGTAATATAAATTCAAACGAACCCCCAAGACGACGGAGTCGCTTAATGCAAGAGAATGTTTACTGGGAAATAACAGAAAATACTGCATCGTCCTCCGATGGAGGCGACGACCAACCATTACCACAAAATGGCGACAGGGAGGTGGTGCGAAACGTTTTATATGGTACAACTGTGTGA